A part of Vibrio sp. B1FLJ16 genomic DNA contains:
- the rmuC gene encoding DNA recombination protein RmuC, with product MQWILEHQTLIISSLCAAAASSATVGWWIKQRLTTQTQLLEQQLTSEKQLHLQQLEQVNQRLADAQQELDELDDERDKAAFEVRQSHGKLMAAMEKLRYFEAVKQERQQYFEELGLMREQKSRLETQLREQQARHEQMNQANAEKLQILEQAEVRLKQQFEHLANQLFEEKTAKVDLQNRQSLEGLLSPLREQLDGFKKQVNDSFSQEAKERHTLVHELKNLQRLNEQMTREAVNLTQALKGDNKQQGNWGEVVLARVLAESGLREGHEYQTQVNLQDEAGKRYQPDVIVHLPQNKQVVVDSKMALVAYERYFNAETDTERDQALNAHLIALRAHIKGLSMKDYHKLKGIQSLDYVLMFIPVEPAFQVAIQADPSLVKDAMEQNIILVSPTTLLVALRTIDNLWRNERQNDNAKLIAERATKLYDKLRLFVDDMEGLGGALDRANQSYQGAMNKLATGRGNVIRQAEGFKHLGVEVKRPISSDLVQLAQSESFSENESSNEPLVERHPAEDKVN from the coding sequence ATGCAATGGATTCTTGAGCACCAGACCCTTATTATCTCTTCTCTTTGTGCAGCTGCTGCCAGCAGTGCCACTGTAGGCTGGTGGATAAAACAGCGTCTTACCACTCAAACGCAGCTTCTCGAACAACAACTGACTTCAGAAAAACAGCTTCATCTACAGCAACTTGAGCAGGTCAATCAGCGTCTGGCTGACGCGCAGCAAGAGCTGGATGAACTCGATGATGAGCGTGATAAAGCCGCCTTTGAAGTACGTCAGTCGCACGGTAAGTTAATGGCTGCGATGGAAAAACTACGCTACTTCGAAGCGGTAAAACAGGAACGCCAGCAGTATTTTGAGGAGCTCGGACTGATGCGTGAGCAAAAATCACGTCTGGAAACCCAGCTTCGCGAGCAGCAGGCGCGCCACGAGCAGATGAATCAGGCTAATGCGGAGAAACTGCAGATACTCGAGCAAGCCGAAGTCAGGCTTAAGCAGCAGTTTGAGCACCTTGCGAACCAGTTGTTTGAGGAAAAAACCGCTAAGGTGGATCTGCAAAACCGTCAGAGCCTGGAAGGTCTGCTCTCACCACTGAGAGAGCAGTTGGACGGATTTAAAAAACAGGTCAATGACAGTTTTAGTCAGGAAGCTAAAGAACGGCATACACTGGTGCATGAGCTGAAAAACCTGCAACGCCTGAATGAACAGATGACGCGTGAAGCAGTCAATCTGACCCAGGCTCTCAAAGGCGATAACAAGCAGCAAGGCAACTGGGGTGAAGTGGTTTTAGCCAGAGTGTTAGCTGAATCTGGGCTGCGTGAGGGGCATGAATACCAGACTCAGGTGAACTTGCAGGACGAAGCGGGCAAGCGTTACCAACCTGATGTGATTGTACATCTGCCGCAAAACAAACAGGTCGTGGTCGACTCAAAAATGGCATTGGTCGCTTACGAACGCTACTTCAACGCTGAAACGGATACAGAGCGGGATCAGGCGTTGAACGCTCACCTTATTGCGCTGCGCGCGCACATTAAGGGTTTGAGCATGAAGGATTATCACAAGCTGAAAGGTATCCAGAGCCTCGATTATGTGCTGATGTTCATTCCGGTTGAGCCCGCTTTTCAGGTCGCGATTCAGGCGGATCCGAGTCTGGTCAAAGACGCTATGGAGCAGAACATCATCCTGGTCAGCCCGACCACACTGCTGGTGGCACTGCGTACCATCGATAACTTATGGCGTAATGAGCGTCAGAATGACAACGCCAAACTGATTGCCGAGCGTGCGACCAAGCTCTACGACAAACTGCGTTTGTTTGTGGATGACATGGAAGGGCTTGGCGGTGCTCTGGACAGAGCCAATCAGTCTTATCAGGGCGCAATGAATAAACTCGCAACGGGGCGTGGTAATGTCATCCGTCAGGCTGAGGGTTTTAAGCATCTCGGAGTGGAAGTCAAACGTCCTATCTCTTCTGACCTTGTACAGTTGGCACAAAGTGAATCATTTTCGGAAAATGAATCATCAAATGAACCTTTAGTAGAAAGACATCCGGCTGAGGATAAAGTAAACTAA
- the ubiB gene encoding ubiquinone biosynthesis regulatory protein kinase UbiB, giving the protein MTPAEIKRLYHIVKVQLEYGLDELLPEHQLTKAPLWMRKSLFWIKNKHPEKPLGDRLRLALQELGPVWIKFGQMMSTRRDLFPPHIADPLALLQDQVAPFDGELAKQQMEKALGGPLENWFTEFDVKPLASASIAQVHTARLKDTDQEVVLKVIRPDIRPVIDSDLKLMHRMARLVAGAMPDARRLKPVEVVREYQKTLLDELDLRREAANAIQLRRNFEGSEELYVPEVFPDFSNQTVMVSERIYGIQVSDIEGLKANGTNMKLLAERGVSVFFTQVFRDSFFHADMHPGNVFVKPEHPENPTWIGLDCGIVGTLNSEDKRYLAENFLAFFNRDYRRVAELHVDSGWVPADTNVDEFEFAIRIVCEPIFAKPLCEISFGHVLLNLFNTARRFNMEVQPQLVLLQKTLLYVEGLGRQLYPQLDLWETAKPFLEEWMMNQVGPQALVNAIKDRAPYWAEKLPELPELLYDSLRQGKAMNQRMDQLYQGYRQSKRQQATGKFLFGVGATLVVCSAILVDNAYEQLSFACGIAGVTFWLFSWRAYRR; this is encoded by the coding sequence ATGACTCCGGCAGAAATAAAACGCTTATATCACATTGTAAAAGTACAACTGGAATATGGTCTGGATGAGTTATTGCCAGAGCATCAGCTGACCAAAGCTCCACTCTGGATGCGTAAAAGCCTGTTCTGGATTAAGAACAAGCATCCGGAAAAACCGTTAGGTGACCGTCTTAGGTTAGCTCTTCAGGAGCTGGGGCCGGTATGGATTAAGTTCGGCCAGATGATGTCGACCCGCCGTGATCTGTTTCCTCCTCATATCGCTGATCCGCTCGCACTGCTTCAGGACCAGGTCGCACCATTTGATGGTGAATTGGCCAAGCAGCAGATGGAGAAAGCGTTAGGTGGGCCGCTTGAAAACTGGTTCACTGAATTTGATGTCAAACCACTTGCTTCTGCGTCCATTGCTCAGGTACACACGGCACGGTTAAAAGACACTGATCAGGAAGTCGTGCTGAAAGTAATTCGCCCGGATATTCGCCCGGTCATCGATTCCGATCTAAAATTGATGCACCGGATGGCACGCTTAGTTGCGGGGGCAATGCCTGATGCACGTCGCCTGAAGCCGGTTGAAGTGGTTCGTGAATACCAGAAGACTCTGCTTGATGAACTGGATTTACGTCGTGAGGCGGCGAATGCGATTCAGCTGCGCCGGAATTTCGAAGGCAGTGAAGAATTGTACGTTCCTGAAGTTTTTCCTGACTTCAGTAATCAAACTGTCATGGTTTCTGAGCGAATATATGGCATTCAGGTTTCTGATATTGAAGGCCTGAAAGCAAATGGCACCAATATGAAGTTGCTTGCCGAACGCGGCGTGAGTGTGTTTTTTACTCAGGTGTTCAGGGACAGCTTCTTCCATGCCGATATGCATCCCGGCAATGTGTTCGTTAAACCGGAACATCCGGAGAATCCGACCTGGATCGGGTTAGATTGCGGGATCGTTGGTACACTTAACAGTGAAGACAAACGTTATCTGGCGGAAAACTTCCTTGCGTTCTTCAATCGTGATTATCGCCGAGTGGCGGAATTGCATGTGGATTCAGGTTGGGTGCCGGCAGATACCAATGTTGACGAGTTTGAGTTTGCGATTCGCATTGTTTGTGAGCCGATTTTTGCTAAGCCACTGTGTGAAATCTCCTTTGGTCACGTGTTATTGAATCTGTTCAATACGGCACGTCGCTTCAATATGGAGGTTCAGCCTCAGCTGGTGTTGCTGCAAAAAACCTTGCTGTATGTGGAAGGGCTTGGCAGACAACTTTATCCGCAGCTTGATTTGTGGGAGACCGCGAAACCATTCCTTGAGGAGTGGATGATGAACCAGGTTGGTCCGCAAGCTTTGGTTAATGCGATCAAAGACCGCGCGCCATATTGGGCGGAGAAGTTACCGGAGTTGCCGGAGCTGCTTTATGACAGTCTCAGACAAGGTAAAGCGATGAACCAACGCATGGATCAGCTTTATCAGGGTTACCGTCAGAGCAAGCGGCAGCAGGCAACAGGAAAGTTTTTATTTGGTGTTGGCGCCACTTTAGTCGTATGCTCGGCAATATTGGTGGATAACGCGTATGAGCAGCTATCTTTCGCCTGCGGGATTGCAGGTGTCACATTCTGGCTGTTTAGTTGGCGAGCTTATCGTCGATAG
- the tatC gene encoding Sec-independent protein translocase subunit TatC produces MSTVEQTQPLISHLLELRNRLLRSIVAVLVVFVGLVYFSNHIYEFVSAPLVERLPEGATMIATDVASPFFTPLKLTLIASVFVAVPFILYQVWAFVAPGLYKHERRLIMPLLFSSSLLFYCGVAFAYFVVFPLVFGFFTAISLGGVEFATDISSYLDFVLALFMAFGIAFEVPVAIILLCWTGATTPEELKQKRPYIIVAAFVVGMVLTPPDMISQTLLAIPMCLLFEVGLLFARFYTRKGEEEEEAEE; encoded by the coding sequence ATGTCTACCGTCGAGCAGACACAACCTTTAATTAGTCATTTGTTGGAGCTTCGCAACCGGCTACTGCGTTCAATCGTGGCAGTGTTGGTGGTGTTTGTCGGGCTAGTTTATTTCTCTAACCACATTTACGAGTTTGTCTCTGCGCCTTTAGTTGAGCGCTTGCCTGAAGGGGCGACGATGATTGCGACGGATGTTGCATCGCCGTTTTTTACTCCCCTGAAGTTGACACTGATCGCCTCGGTATTTGTTGCCGTGCCATTTATCCTGTATCAGGTCTGGGCGTTTGTTGCGCCGGGCCTATACAAGCATGAACGCCGTCTGATCATGCCGCTGCTGTTTTCCAGCTCTTTGCTGTTCTACTGCGGTGTGGCATTTGCGTATTTTGTGGTGTTCCCGCTGGTGTTCGGTTTCTTTACCGCAATTTCACTCGGCGGAGTTGAGTTCGCCACGGACATCTCCAGCTATCTGGATTTTGTACTGGCGCTGTTTATGGCCTTCGGTATCGCGTTTGAGGTGCCGGTCGCGATCATTCTGCTGTGCTGGACAGGCGCTACTACGCCAGAAGAATTAAAGCAAAAGCGTCCATACATTATTGTTGCAGCGTTTGTGGTCGGGATGGTGTTAACGCCACCTGATATGATTTCCCAGACTTTGCTGGCAATCCCGATGTGCTTACTGTTTGAAGTCGGTTTGCTGTTTGCGCGTTTCTATACCCGCAAAGGTGAGGAGGAAGAAGAGGCCGAAGAGTAG
- a CDS encoding SCP2 domain-containing protein yields MPFEPLITAVIETSLNTLIKDDPALGRRLARLKGQVIQVHLKEINKTLTFIFSQQIDVLGNYEGQPDCYLSLNLSVLPELRDQANITRLIKQDKLELEGDIQLAQKFSQLMVDCKPDIEEWLSRVTGDVVAHTVVQGSKNVGNFFVSQATKHQRHLSQVVTEEWKFAPPPLEVAHFCDQVDEVRSQASRIEARLNALLEKSRLDKLSDKTSLEKP; encoded by the coding sequence ATGCCATTTGAACCTCTTATCACTGCCGTCATTGAAACCTCGCTGAACACGCTGATTAAAGACGATCCGGCACTGGGTCGTCGCTTAGCGCGTCTTAAAGGTCAGGTTATTCAAGTGCACCTTAAAGAGATCAATAAGACTCTGACCTTTATATTCAGCCAGCAAATTGATGTGCTGGGTAACTATGAAGGACAGCCGGATTGTTACCTGTCTCTTAATCTGAGCGTGTTGCCGGAGCTGCGTGATCAGGCCAATATCACCCGACTTATCAAGCAGGATAAACTTGAGCTTGAAGGGGATATCCAACTGGCGCAGAAATTCTCCCAGCTAATGGTCGATTGCAAACCGGACATTGAAGAGTGGCTGTCACGAGTCACCGGAGATGTGGTCGCGCATACCGTTGTGCAGGGATCAAAAAACGTCGGAAACTTTTTCGTCTCTCAGGCAACAAAACATCAGCGTCACTTATCTCAGGTGGTGACTGAAGAGTGGAAATTTGCGCCGCCACCACTCGAAGTGGCTCACTTTTGTGACCAGGTGGATGAGGTACGCAGCCAGGCTTCAAGAATAGAGGCTCGCCTGAATGCATTGCTTGAAAAATCGAGGCTAGATAAACTGTCGGATAAGACTTCGCTGGAGAAACCATGA
- the tatA gene encoding Sec-independent protein translocase subunit TatA produces MGGISVWQLLIIAVIVVLLFGTKKLRGIGGDLGGAVKGFKKAMSDDEDAAKNAKDVKDADFEPKSLETQQQKEAAPETKKDKEQA; encoded by the coding sequence ATGGGTGGTATCAGTGTTTGGCAACTTCTAATCATTGCTGTAATTGTTGTATTACTATTCGGAACCAAGAAACTACGTGGCATTGGTGGCGATCTGGGCGGTGCCGTTAAGGGCTTCAAAAAAGCAATGAGCGATGATGAAGATGCTGCGAAAAATGCTAAAGACGTGAAAGACGCAGACTTCGAGCCAAAAAGTTTAGAGACGCAGCAACAAAAAGAAGCTGCTCCTGAAACGAAAAAAGACAAAGAGCAGGCGTAA
- the tatB gene encoding Sec-independent protein translocase protein TatB, translating into MFDIGFWELVLISVVGLVVLGPERLPHAIRSVSRFIGAARSMASSVKDELSHELKVQELQENLRKAEQMGMKDLSPELKSSVEELKQAAQSVNRPYAEKTESDAKPAQAEQTVESVEKAEDIKVTAADKKAE; encoded by the coding sequence GTGTTTGATATCGGTTTTTGGGAACTGGTATTAATATCTGTTGTTGGTCTGGTCGTTCTTGGACCGGAGCGTTTGCCTCATGCTATCCGCAGCGTGTCCCGCTTTATCGGTGCCGCCCGGAGTATGGCTAGTAGCGTCAAAGACGAACTGTCACATGAGCTGAAAGTCCAAGAGCTGCAAGAAAACTTGCGTAAAGCTGAGCAGATGGGGATGAAAGATTTATCTCCTGAGCTGAAATCTTCTGTAGAAGAGTTGAAACAGGCTGCGCAATCTGTAAACCGCCCTTACGCGGAAAAAACTGAGTCTGACGCTAAACCTGCGCAAGCAGAGCAAACCGTTGAGTCGGTAGAAAAAGCGGAAGATATCAAGGTTACAGCGGCAGATAAGAAAGCCGAATAG
- the ubiE gene encoding bifunctional demethylmenaquinone methyltransferase/2-methoxy-6-polyprenyl-1,4-benzoquinol methylase UbiE yields the protein MTDTSLQSNTALENETTHFGFTTVAKEEKVTKVAEVFHSVAAKYDIMNDLMSGGIHRLWKRFTIDCSGARPGQRVLDLGGGTGDLTAKFSRIVGDQGHVILADINNSMLNVGRDKLRDNGIVGNVHYVQANAEELPFPDDYFDVITISFCLRNVTDKDKALRSMFRVLKPGGRLLVLEFSKPILDPLSKIYDAYSFHLLPKMGELVANDAESYRYLAESIRMHPDQDTLEGMMKDAGFENTKYYNLTGGIVALHRGYKF from the coding sequence ATGACGGACACAAGCTTGCAATCCAATACAGCATTAGAGAACGAAACCACCCACTTTGGTTTCACTACCGTAGCGAAAGAAGAAAAAGTAACCAAAGTTGCCGAAGTTTTTCACTCCGTGGCAGCGAAGTACGACATTATGAATGATCTGATGTCTGGTGGTATTCACCGCTTATGGAAGCGTTTCACCATTGATTGCAGTGGCGCTCGTCCGGGTCAGCGTGTTCTGGATCTTGGCGGTGGTACTGGTGATCTTACCGCAAAATTCTCGCGTATTGTCGGTGACCAGGGCCACGTTATTCTGGCTGATATCAATAACTCAATGCTCAATGTCGGCCGCGATAAGCTGCGCGATAATGGCATTGTAGGTAATGTGCATTACGTTCAGGCAAACGCAGAAGAGCTGCCATTCCCTGATGATTACTTTGATGTCATTACCATCAGTTTCTGTCTTCGTAACGTAACCGATAAAGACAAAGCTTTGCGCTCTATGTTCCGCGTGCTTAAGCCGGGTGGTCGTCTGCTGGTGCTTGAGTTTTCAAAACCGATTCTTGACCCGTTGTCTAAAATTTATGACGCGTACTCATTCCACCTGCTGCCAAAAATGGGTGAACTGGTCGCGAACGATGCGGAAAGTTACCGTTATCTGGCAGAGTCTATCCGCATGCACCCAGACCAGGATACGCTGGAAGGTATGATGAAGGATGCCGGTTTCGAAAACACCAAATACTACAACCTGACGGGCGGTATTGTGGCACTGCACCGCGGTTACAAGTTCTAA
- a CDS encoding cation:proton antiporter, translating to MDLERVYFVISILAGIVFLYTLVAKRIENSSISGPIVYVLLGLLLGGHGLGLIGLSAQANDLRLLADLTLALILFSDAAHSNLSVLKQKAVYPVRMLLFGLPGAIILGTLVAVVLFDVLSVTEAAILATMLAATDAALGKAVISNPKVPTPVSEGLNVESGLNDGLCVPILLLLIAVETSATHTEISTWHALMVFAEELGIGMAVGMSLAYIGAKLLHWSAKKGWLGEVWAQLTVGAMALASFGLAQTLHGSGYIAAFTGGLLFGHLASSHTHKLVLATEGIAELLAMLTWILFGAAVVGQVLGLFSVSMIAYALISLTLVRMLPIYLSFLGTSVPPRHRWFMGWFGPRGLASIVFTIIVLDAELPGGRFIALTVVCTVILSLVLHGITARALSERVGSD from the coding sequence ATGGATTTGGAGCGTGTTTATTTCGTTATCAGCATTCTCGCAGGCATCGTTTTCTTATATACCTTAGTCGCTAAACGGATCGAAAACTCCTCAATTTCTGGCCCGATTGTCTATGTCTTACTCGGCCTGCTGCTCGGCGGACATGGCCTGGGGCTTATAGGCTTATCAGCACAAGCCAATGACCTGCGGCTGCTTGCCGACCTGACTCTGGCATTAATTCTCTTCTCTGATGCCGCTCACTCCAATCTCTCCGTATTAAAACAGAAAGCCGTGTATCCGGTCAGAATGCTCCTGTTTGGTTTGCCGGGTGCCATTATTCTGGGAACGTTAGTCGCGGTTGTACTGTTTGACGTGTTGTCCGTCACCGAAGCCGCGATTCTTGCCACCATGCTTGCCGCAACTGATGCAGCGCTGGGTAAAGCGGTGATATCAAATCCCAAGGTTCCGACTCCGGTAAGTGAAGGGCTCAACGTAGAAAGCGGCCTCAATGATGGTCTTTGCGTTCCGATACTTTTGCTGCTGATTGCAGTGGAAACCAGTGCCACTCACACTGAAATCAGTACTTGGCATGCCCTGATGGTGTTTGCTGAGGAACTTGGTATCGGTATGGCTGTTGGAATGTCTCTGGCCTACATTGGCGCAAAGCTCCTTCACTGGAGTGCAAAAAAAGGATGGCTTGGTGAAGTGTGGGCACAACTGACGGTAGGCGCTATGGCCCTGGCCAGCTTTGGTTTAGCACAAACCCTGCACGGCAGTGGCTACATCGCGGCATTTACGGGCGGGCTTCTGTTTGGTCATTTAGCTTCAAGCCATACACACAAGTTGGTGCTAGCGACAGAGGGCATCGCCGAGTTATTGGCGATGTTAACCTGGATTCTCTTTGGTGCAGCCGTGGTTGGACAGGTATTGGGGCTATTCTCCGTCAGTATGATCGCGTACGCCCTTATCAGCTTGACGCTGGTGCGGATGCTGCCTATCTATCTCTCTTTCCTCGGCACATCCGTCCCTCCCCGTCATCGCTGGTTTATGGGGTGGTTTGGTCCGCGTGGTTTAGCAAGCATTGTGTTTACAATCATCGTATTAGACGCTGAGTTACCGGGAGGGCGCTTTATTGCTCTGACCGTAGTGTGTACCGTGATATTGAGTCTTGTATTGCATGGCATTACTGCGCGGGCTTTATCGGAGCGCGTTGGCAGCGATTAG
- a CDS encoding DMT family transporter, producing MNERRALGFGLSAVLLWSTVATAFKLTLAEFTPVQMLCVASIVSAIALTIVCGIQGKLNQLTGTFASNPWYYLLLGLINPLAYYLILFKAYDLLPASQAQAINYSWAITLTLMAAVFLGQKIRTKDWIACAFSYLGVIVIATQGNVLGMEFESPLGVGLALLSTLLWAGYWILNTKNKADPVIGVLLGFLVAIPLTIFLSVYEGASWETISAKGWAAVTYVGLFEMGITFVLWLSALKSTQNTARISNLIFASPFISLMLLASIIGEEIHPSTLIGLILIISGLVIQQVTLGKKKQKTTQASQ from the coding sequence ATGAATGAGCGTCGCGCCCTAGGATTCGGGCTCTCAGCAGTATTACTTTGGTCAACGGTTGCGACCGCGTTTAAGCTCACGTTAGCCGAGTTCACTCCTGTTCAGATGCTGTGTGTTGCCAGTATCGTTTCTGCTATCGCCCTGACCATCGTGTGTGGCATTCAAGGCAAGCTAAATCAGCTTACCGGCACTTTTGCCTCTAATCCCTGGTATTACCTGCTGCTGGGGCTGATTAACCCGTTAGCTTACTATCTGATCCTGTTCAAAGCTTATGATTTGCTGCCTGCATCACAGGCACAAGCCATTAACTACAGCTGGGCGATTACCCTGACTCTTATGGCTGCGGTATTTCTCGGCCAGAAAATTCGCACCAAAGACTGGATAGCCTGCGCATTTAGCTATTTAGGTGTGATTGTGATTGCCACTCAGGGCAACGTTCTGGGAATGGAGTTTGAAAGCCCACTCGGTGTCGGACTCGCACTGCTTTCAACGCTACTGTGGGCCGGCTACTGGATTCTCAACACCAAAAATAAAGCCGATCCGGTGATTGGCGTATTGCTTGGCTTTTTGGTAGCCATTCCTCTCACTATATTTCTGAGTGTGTATGAAGGGGCAAGCTGGGAAACCATTTCAGCCAAAGGGTGGGCTGCGGTCACTTACGTCGGCCTGTTTGAAATGGGCATTACGTTCGTTCTTTGGCTAAGCGCACTGAAGTCCACACAAAATACCGCCCGCATCAGTAACCTGATTTTTGCCTCACCATTTATCTCTCTCATGCTGCTGGCTTCCATTATAGGTGAGGAAATTCACCCATCGACTCTGATTGGGCTGATACTGATCATCAGTGGATTGGTCATTCAACAAGTGACGCTCGGCAAGAAAAAACAGAAAACAACGCAGGCTTCTCAATGA
- a CDS encoding GNAT family N-acetyltransferase, which translates to MTMLIREGTLEEALQVVTHVKEFANGETMESMAQRLGDKNSLILVAEKNGAVVGFKIGYELDEDTFYSWFGGVAPQARKEGVAQMLLEAQEEWVAEQGYKTLKVKSRNQFPAMLRLLLRNGYLIEKFEEKVNLRESRVHFIKAL; encoded by the coding sequence ATGACAATGCTGATTCGTGAAGGCACGTTGGAAGAGGCACTTCAGGTGGTAACTCATGTGAAAGAGTTTGCCAATGGAGAAACAATGGAGTCTATGGCACAGCGGCTTGGCGATAAAAATAGTTTGATTCTGGTAGCGGAAAAGAACGGTGCCGTTGTCGGCTTTAAAATTGGCTATGAACTGGATGAAGATACCTTCTACAGTTGGTTTGGTGGTGTTGCGCCGCAAGCCCGCAAAGAAGGCGTGGCACAGATGCTGTTAGAAGCACAGGAAGAGTGGGTTGCCGAACAAGGTTATAAAACGCTTAAAGTGAAGTCGCGTAACCAGTTTCCCGCTATGCTCAGACTATTATTGAGAAATGGTTACCTCATTGAAAAGTTTGAGGAAAAAGTGAATCTTCGTGAGTCCAGAGTACATTTCATTAAAGCACTGTGA
- the hemB gene encoding porphobilinogen synthase, producing MSVSIQGPFPARRMRRLRKHDFSRRLMAENQLSVNDLIYPMFILMGKDRRESVESMPGVERLSIDLMLEEAQYLANLGVPAIALFPVVNQDAKSLCAAEAYNPEGLVQRAVRALKEHVPQIGVITDVALDPFTTHGQDGIIDEDGYVMNDETTEVLVKQALSHAEAGADVVAPSDMMDGRIGEIRKALEEAGHIHTQIMAYSAKYASNYYGPFRDAVGSASNLKGGNKKNYQMDPANTDEAIHEVALDINEGADMVMVKPGMPYLDVVRRVKTELQVPTFAYQVSGEYSMHKAAILNGWLNERETVMESLLCFKRAGADGILTYFAKDVAQWLAEENAQAAQHLNMPQEATEE from the coding sequence GTGTCTGTATCAATTCAAGGTCCATTCCCTGCACGCCGTATGCGTCGTTTACGTAAGCATGACTTTAGCCGTCGTTTAATGGCTGAAAACCAACTTTCTGTTAATGATCTGATTTACCCGATGTTCATTCTGATGGGTAAAGATCGTCGCGAAAGCGTAGAGTCCATGCCGGGTGTAGAGCGTCTGTCTATTGATTTAATGCTTGAAGAGGCGCAATACCTTGCGAATCTGGGTGTGCCTGCCATCGCGCTTTTCCCTGTCGTAAATCAGGATGCGAAAAGCTTATGTGCAGCAGAGGCATACAATCCTGAAGGTTTGGTTCAGCGTGCAGTGCGTGCGCTTAAAGAGCATGTTCCGCAAATTGGTGTGATCACTGATGTGGCACTGGACCCTTTTACGACCCATGGCCAAGACGGCATCATTGATGAAGACGGCTATGTAATGAACGATGAGACGACAGAAGTCCTGGTGAAGCAGGCGTTGTCTCATGCAGAAGCTGGAGCGGACGTGGTTGCGCCATCGGATATGATGGATGGGCGTATCGGCGAGATCCGTAAAGCGCTGGAAGAAGCGGGCCACATTCATACACAAATCATGGCTTACTCTGCAAAATACGCGTCGAACTATTACGGCCCGTTCCGTGATGCGGTTGGCTCTGCATCTAACCTTAAAGGTGGTAATAAGAAGAACTACCAAATGGATCCGGCAAACACTGATGAAGCGATTCACGAAGTAGCATTGGATATCAATGAGGGTGCAGACATGGTGATGGTGAAGCCGGGTATGCCATACTTAGATGTAGTTCGCCGGGTGAAAACTGAGCTTCAGGTTCCTACGTTTGCGTACCAGGTGTCAGGTGAGTACTCAATGCATAAGGCCGCGATTCTTAATGGCTGGTTAAACGAGCGTGAGACCGTAATGGAGTCACTGCTTTGCTTTAAACGCGCAGGCGCTGATGGCATTCTGACTTACTTTGCTAAAGATGTTGCACAGTGGTTAGCGGAAGAAAATGCTCAGGCAGCTCAACACCTAAATATGCCTCAGGAAGCGACAGAAGAGTAA
- a CDS encoding TatD family hydrolase yields the protein MIDTHAHIYASEFDNDRDEVVKRALEQGISKILLPNIDLDSIEPMLQTEAAYPDVCHSMMGLHPCYVDGNVEQTLEIVRGWFEKHKFIAVGEIGIDLYWDKTFRAEQEMAFITQLNWAKEMDLPVVIHTRDSIEETLTLLRQEQDGRLRGVFHCFGGSIEEAQAINELGFHLGLGGVSTFKNGGMDKVIPHLDMQWVILETDCPYLAPVPHRGKRNEPAYTSLVAQRVAELRDMSVEEVDALTTKNAESLFNLS from the coding sequence ATGATCGATACCCATGCGCACATATACGCCAGCGAATTTGATAATGACCGTGATGAAGTAGTAAAACGCGCCTTAGAACAAGGCATTAGTAAGATTTTGCTGCCGAATATCGATCTGGATTCGATTGAACCTATGCTGCAAACTGAAGCGGCTTATCCCGACGTCTGTCATTCAATGATGGGGCTTCACCCTTGCTATGTGGACGGCAATGTCGAGCAAACGCTGGAAATCGTTCGGGGCTGGTTTGAAAAACATAAATTCATCGCTGTGGGTGAGATAGGCATTGATCTGTACTGGGATAAAACCTTCCGCGCCGAGCAAGAGATGGCATTTATCACTCAGCTCAACTGGGCGAAAGAGATGGATTTGCCCGTTGTGATTCACACCCGTGATTCGATTGAAGAAACTCTCACTCTGCTGCGTCAGGAGCAAGACGGACGTCTGCGCGGTGTGTTCCACTGCTTTGGTGGCAGCATCGAAGAAGCGCAAGCTATTAACGAGTTAGGCTTCCATCTCGGTTTAGGTGGTGTTTCGACCTTTAAAAACGGCGGCATGGATAAAGTCATTCCACACCTTGATATGCAGTGGGTCATTCTGGAAACAGACTGCCCTTACCTGGCACCCGTGCCGCATCGCGGAAAACGTAACGAACCGGCTTATACCTCTTTAGTTGCTCAGCGCGTTGCAGAGTTGCGCGATATGTCGGTTGAAGAGGTGGACGCGCTGACCACGAAAAATGCAGAGTCTTTGTTCAATTTAAGCTGA